A section of the Bacteroidota bacterium genome encodes:
- a CDS encoding cytochrome-c peroxidase → MRPLHFVAVSLPLLAVFVHSCSKDPQLAAEVDDNIRFVVPPGFPQPAYDFSNNPVSKARFELGRKLFYDPALSRDNSISCGSCHQQFAAFAHFEHDFSHGIDGLLGTRNSPGLFNLVWHTTFMHDGGINHIESQPIAPITNPVEMDETIANVLQKLQARPVYRSMFAEAFGSDSITTQRMSQAIVQFMGLMISADSKYDRYRAGTATFTPQETAGLATFRSKCASCHTEPLFMDNGFHNNGLAIDPVLNDSGRAHITGLPADMYTFKTPSLRNVSLTFPYMHDGRFSTLQECLDHYTSGVVNSPTLDPLIGPSGIPLTAQEKADLLAFLATLTDNTFIADPKFKEGQ, encoded by the coding sequence ATTCGTCCGCTTCATTTTGTAGCAGTTTCACTTCCGCTGCTGGCCGTTTTTGTGCACAGTTGCTCAAAAGATCCGCAACTGGCTGCCGAGGTGGATGATAACATCCGCTTTGTGGTTCCGCCCGGATTTCCGCAGCCGGCTTACGATTTCTCAAACAACCCGGTTTCCAAAGCACGCTTTGAACTTGGCCGGAAATTGTTTTACGATCCGGCGCTCTCCCGCGATAACTCAATTTCCTGCGGTAGCTGCCACCAGCAATTTGCCGCTTTCGCGCATTTTGAGCATGATTTCAGTCATGGTATCGACGGACTGCTGGGTACGCGCAATTCACCGGGGCTTTTCAACCTGGTTTGGCATACCACATTTATGCACGATGGCGGTATCAACCACATCGAGTCGCAGCCCATTGCGCCAATTACCAACCCGGTTGAAATGGACGAAACCATTGCCAACGTGCTTCAAAAGCTGCAGGCGCGCCCCGTGTACCGCAGCATGTTTGCCGAAGCCTTTGGCAGCGACAGCATCACCACCCAGCGTATGTCGCAGGCCATTGTGCAGTTTATGGGGCTTATGATTTCGGCCGATTCGAAATACGATCGTTACCGCGCAGGCACGGCTACATTTACGCCACAGGAAACTGCCGGTCTGGCCACATTCCGCAGCAAATGTGCGTCCTGCCATACCGAGCCGCTCTTTATGGACAATGGTTTCCACAACAACGGCCTCGCCATTGATCCCGTACTTAACGACAGCGGCCGCGCGCACATTACCGGCCTGCCGGCTGATATGTACACCTTTAAAACGCCCTCGCTGCGAAACGTTTCGCTCACTTTCCCTTACATGCACGATGGCCGTTTCAGTACACTGCAGGAATGTCTCGATCATTACACTTCGGGCGTAGTAAACAGCCCTACGCTCGATCCGCTTATCGGGCCTTCCGGTATTCCGCTCACCGCACAGGAAAAGGCAGATCTGCTCGCTTTCCTCGCTACACTTACCGATAACACGTTTATTGCCGATCCGAAGTTCAAAGAAGGTCAATAA
- a CDS encoding glycosyltransferase: MQQEEANSKSTLVSVIIPAYNAAAFLAETIESVLGQTYTNFELIVVNDGSTDDTLQIAERYMYDARVRCISTANAGVSAARNAGFAKSYGSLVAFLDADDVWLPDNLLCKVNLLAQHPQAVLAHAPVENIEADSTRTGVVNAGKEGNVLHELLSWSHTVVPGPSSILVRRKAVEQINGFDEALSTAADQDLFFRLAGIGSFVMCRNVLSLYRLHPHNMHRNIARMESDHLQVYRKAAIRNAFGNAAFKRRCFSNLYLILAGSWWKNGGNKPRALWFVLRSALTHPSALWRKFTR; encoded by the coding sequence ATGCAGCAGGAGGAGGCCAATTCGAAAAGCACGCTGGTGTCGGTAATCATTCCGGCATACAATGCGGCAGCCTTTCTGGCCGAAACCATTGAATCCGTGCTGGGGCAAACGTACACCAATTTCGAGCTGATTGTGGTAAACGACGGCTCAACGGATGATACATTGCAGATTGCTGAACGCTATATGTACGATGCACGGGTACGCTGTATAAGTACAGCAAACGCCGGTGTTTCGGCTGCACGTAACGCCGGATTTGCAAAAAGTTACGGCAGCCTTGTGGCGTTTCTGGATGCCGATGATGTTTGGCTGCCGGATAATCTGTTGTGTAAGGTAAATCTGCTGGCGCAACATCCGCAAGCCGTGCTTGCACATGCGCCGGTTGAAAATATCGAAGCCGATTCAACGCGCACCGGAGTAGTGAATGCAGGAAAAGAGGGTAATGTACTGCACGAATTACTCAGCTGGTCACATACCGTGGTGCCCGGCCCCAGCAGCATACTGGTGCGCAGAAAGGCTGTTGAACAGATAAACGGCTTTGATGAAGCACTGAGTACGGCTGCCGATCAGGACCTGTTTTTCAGGCTTGCCGGAATTGGTTCGTTTGTAATGTGCCGCAACGTACTCAGCCTTTACCGTTTGCATCCGCACAACATGCACCGCAACATCGCGCGCATGGAAAGCGATCACCTGCAAGTCTATCGCAAAGCGGCAATACGCAATGCGTTTGGCAATGCCGCTTTTAAGCGACGCTGCTTTTCGAACCTGTATTTAATTCTTGCCGGAAGCTGGTGGAAAAACGGCGGCAATAAACCACGTGCGCTCTGGTTTGTATTGCGTTCGGCACTTACACACCCGTCGGCATTGTGGCGTAAATTTACACGGTAA
- a CDS encoding class I SAM-dependent methyltransferase, translated as MSDRFTLCPLCHSKHIAELGKSYAHASLYRCADCRFVFSASIPSAAELQAHYSSYRRNNHFSGITRKRYLELLETLEPYRKHNRILDVGCGDGYFLETAKARGWEVYGTEFTTDAVEICRNKGITMFQGTILDVPQELEFDVVTTFEVIEHMNNGAEFAARTHALLRHGGLFYFTTPNFNSISRRKLKGNWRVIDYPEHLSYYTPSTITRLLRSNGFTKIRLITSGVSLQSQTTYRQAIESGNLAPDETLREKIENRFYMRWIKKVVNGLLSLTGTGDTLKGFFVKPYH; from the coding sequence TTGTCTGACCGTTTTACACTATGTCCACTTTGTCACAGCAAGCATATTGCTGAACTTGGCAAATCATATGCCCATGCTTCGCTGTATCGTTGTGCAGATTGCCGGTTTGTTTTTTCTGCATCCATTCCGTCGGCGGCCGAATTACAAGCTCACTACAGCAGTTACCGACGTAACAACCATTTCTCCGGAATTACGCGCAAACGCTACCTGGAACTGCTTGAAACGCTGGAGCCCTACCGCAAACACAACCGCATACTGGATGTAGGTTGTGGTGACGGCTACTTTCTTGAAACGGCTAAAGCCAGAGGATGGGAAGTATATGGCACCGAATTTACAACCGATGCTGTTGAAATTTGTCGCAATAAAGGCATCACCATGTTTCAGGGAACCATTCTGGATGTGCCGCAGGAACTGGAATTTGATGTGGTGACCACTTTTGAGGTAATCGAACACATGAATAACGGGGCCGAATTTGCTGCGCGCACACATGCCCTGTTGCGTCACGGCGGACTGTTTTACTTTACTACTCCGAATTTTAATTCAATCAGCCGGCGAAAGCTCAAAGGGAATTGGCGTGTTATTGATTATCCTGAACACCTCAGCTACTACACCCCTTCTACAATTACCCGCTTACTCCGGTCTAATGGCTTTACCAAAATCAGGCTCATTACCTCCGGAGTAAGCCTGCAGTCGCAAACTACTTACCGGCAGGCCATCGAATCAGGCAATCTGGCTCCGGATGAAACCCTGCGCGAAAAAATTGAAAACAGGTTCTATATGCGCTGGATAAAAAAGGTGGTAAACGGACTCCTTTCCTTAACCGGCACCGGCGATACACTTAAGGGCTTTTTTGTAAAACCGTATCACTGA
- a CDS encoding DUF4783 domain-containing protein: MKTCLAILMMLLPGFAMADVVDDIAAALRSGNAHSVSVYFADKVDLKVLEQENVYSKAQAELILKDFFAKHPVKGFTVVHKSGLKNDSQFAIGTLETGAGKYRVHYLIKLAGGKMTVTQLRIEPSDG, from the coding sequence ATGAAAACCTGTCTGGCAATTTTAATGATGCTTCTTCCCGGCTTTGCAATGGCTGATGTGGTGGATGATATTGCGGCGGCCCTGCGAAGCGGAAATGCACACAGCGTATCGGTTTACTTTGCCGATAAGGTGGATCTGAAAGTGCTGGAACAGGAAAATGTGTACAGCAAGGCGCAGGCAGAACTTATTTTAAAAGATTTCTTTGCCAAACACCCGGTAAAAGGCTTTACGGTTGTACACAAAAGCGGCCTTAAAAACGATTCGCAGTTTGCCATCGGCACACTCGAAACCGGTGCCGGCAAATACCGTGTACACTACCTGATAAAGCTTGCAGGCGGTAAAATGACGGTCACTCAGCTCCGCATCGAACCTTCTGATGGCTAA
- the nadC gene encoding carboxylating nicotinate-nucleotide diphosphorylase, whose protein sequence is MANTTGYRPETPDFSLIKEFIAAALHEDVRGGDHTSLSTIPEAAQNSARLLVKDNGILAGMDVAELIFEQVDSRLTMHRLLADGLEVKKGDIAFTVDGPARSILTAERLVLNTMQRMSGCATTTWQLARLVSDLPVRLLDTRKTTPNFRYFEKWAVRIGGGHNHRFGLFDMIMIKDNHVDYAGGITKAIRAAQQYLAEKQLPLAIEVEVRNFNELREALDAGGIQRIMLDNFGVDDLRRGVEIVNKAVETEASGGITADTLRAYAETGVDFISVGALTHSYRSLDLSLKAERK, encoded by the coding sequence ATGGCTAATACAACCGGCTACCGGCCCGAAACACCCGACTTTTCGCTTATCAAGGAATTTATCGCCGCCGCCCTGCACGAAGATGTGCGCGGCGGCGATCATACTTCGCTTTCTACCATTCCTGAAGCCGCCCAAAACAGCGCCCGCCTGCTCGTAAAAGACAACGGTATTCTGGCCGGAATGGATGTGGCCGAACTGATTTTTGAACAGGTTGACAGCCGCCTTACCATGCACCGCCTGCTGGCTGATGGCTTGGAAGTGAAAAAAGGCGATATCGCTTTTACTGTTGACGGTCCGGCACGCTCCATTCTCACCGCCGAGCGACTGGTACTCAACACCATGCAACGCATGAGCGGCTGCGCTACCACCACCTGGCAACTGGCCCGGCTTGTAAGCGATTTGCCCGTGCGCCTGCTCGATACGCGCAAAACCACGCCCAATTTCCGCTACTTCGAAAAATGGGCCGTGCGCATTGGCGGCGGCCACAACCATCGTTTCGGGCTGTTCGACATGATTATGATAAAGGATAATCATGTGGACTATGCCGGCGGAATTACCAAAGCCATCCGGGCCGCGCAGCAATATCTCGCTGAAAAACAGCTTCCGCTGGCCATTGAGGTAGAAGTGCGCAATTTCAACGAACTCCGCGAAGCGCTCGATGCCGGCGGTATTCAGCGCATCATGCTCGATAATTTCGGCGTTGACGATTTGCGCCGGGGCGTGGAAATAGTGAACAAAGCCGTGGAAACAGAAGCCTCGGGCGGCATTACGGCTGATACGCTCCGTGCTTATGCCGAAACCGGCGTTGACTTTATTTCCGTAGGCGCACTCACACACAGCTACCGCAGCCTCGATTTAAGCCTAAAAGCCGAACGCAAATGA
- a CDS encoding YihY/virulence factor BrkB family protein, which produces MIRPIVRKLRRTAIAKSIHRFAERVSLPGFDGLSLYEVSMFFFSGINRGGLKTRAASMAYHFFLAIFPSIIFLFTLIPYIPIENFQDRLFELIQQLLPENSFKAMHDTIEGIIHRQNSGLLSFGFVAALYFSTGGMTAMMGAFNRSIHIRQRRPAWKQQLIALALVLILTGLIVAVVSLIVGSEILLKKFVAQDTLIRNLIIFGRWFMIGLFFIGVIGTYYRYGPSQRMHKHLVSPGTILATVLIITTSVLFGWFIDNFGRYNALYGSIGSIIVFLLFIFYNSMMLLVGFELDAGISEARFKRKSLLEVEEAKHLREQEEEDGEEVMKH; this is translated from the coding sequence ATGATTCGCCCCATTGTGCGCAAACTCCGACGTACGGCAATCGCCAAAAGCATTCACCGCTTTGCCGAGCGCGTGAGCCTGCCCGGTTTCGACGGACTTTCGCTCTATGAGGTGTCTATGTTTTTTTTCAGCGGAATTAACCGCGGCGGACTTAAAACGCGTGCGGCTTCCATGGCCTACCATTTCTTTCTGGCCATTTTTCCATCCATCATTTTCCTTTTTACACTCATCCCCTACATCCCGATAGAAAATTTTCAGGACAGGCTTTTCGAACTCATCCAGCAACTGCTTCCCGAAAATTCATTCAAAGCCATGCACGACACCATCGAAGGCATTATCCACCGGCAAAACTCCGGCCTGCTTTCGTTTGGTTTTGTAGCCGCCCTCTACTTCTCTACAGGTGGCATGACGGCCATGATGGGCGCTTTTAATCGAAGCATTCACATCCGCCAGCGCCGCCCGGCATGGAAACAGCAACTTATTGCACTGGCGCTTGTGCTTATTTTAACCGGACTCATTGTAGCGGTAGTAAGCCTTATTGTGGGCAGTGAAATCCTGCTCAAAAAATTTGTTGCACAAGACACACTCATCCGCAACCTCATTATTTTCGGACGCTGGTTTATGATCGGTCTGTTTTTCATCGGCGTAATCGGCACTTACTACCGCTACGGCCCTTCACAGCGCATGCACAAGCATCTGGTAAGTCCCGGAACCATTTTAGCCACCGTGCTTATCATTACCACCTCCGTACTTTTTGGCTGGTTTATCGACAATTTCGGCCGCTACAATGCGCTTTATGGTTCCATCGGCTCCATTATTGTGTTTCTGCTGTTTATCTTCTATAATTCAATGATGCTGCTTGTAGGGTTTGAGCTTGATGCAGGAATTTCCGAAGCGCGTTTCAAACGTAAATCGCTGCTGGAAGTGGAAGAAGCCAAACATTTGCGCGAACAGGAAGAGGAAGATGGCGAAGAAGTGATGAAGCATTAA
- a CDS encoding glycosyltransferase family 2 protein — translation MSVTIVIPSRNRAAKLSTSLAALEKQTVSGFKVIVVDDGSTTEEQQQYDLIVSRSPLHIQLIHQTNKGIAGATNAGIALAQSGLIILLDDDIVTRQNHVALHIAHHSKYPGSLVSGTAETVIHEHSAKLDTYKVYMEENWSRNAFGNREGLIRLAPENFTITAANMSFSADTFQKLGPFDESLRDCQDFEMGLRALRKEIPVYFDKQIRAIHNDGFTLEYFARRQRSYQLNTLKVLEKYPEYQSYFNIQKPPAASQWFKRMVYALLRKKQVVKFVEHSKLFGALPQKLRYRVYGSTLAALSFSE, via the coding sequence GTGAGCGTCACTATTGTCATACCCTCCCGCAACCGTGCTGCCAAACTCAGTACGAGCCTTGCCGCATTGGAAAAACAAACCGTGAGCGGATTTAAAGTGATTGTGGTTGATGATGGTTCAACAACCGAAGAACAACAGCAATACGACCTGATTGTCTCACGCTCTCCGCTTCACATACAACTCATTCATCAAACCAACAAAGGAATTGCAGGTGCTACAAATGCAGGCATTGCACTGGCTCAGTCCGGACTGATTATTCTGCTTGATGATGATATTGTGACGCGCCAAAACCATGTAGCCCTGCATATTGCCCACCACAGCAAATATCCGGGCAGCCTTGTATCAGGCACTGCCGAAACTGTTATTCACGAACATTCGGCGAAGCTGGATACCTACAAGGTATATATGGAGGAAAACTGGAGCCGCAATGCTTTCGGCAATCGTGAAGGCTTAATCAGGCTTGCGCCCGAAAACTTCACCATTACGGCCGCAAACATGTCGTTCAGTGCCGATACATTTCAAAAACTCGGTCCGTTTGATGAATCGCTTCGCGACTGTCAGGATTTTGAAATGGGACTTCGTGCATTACGCAAAGAAATTCCGGTATATTTCGACAAACAAATACGTGCCATACATAACGACGGCTTTACGCTGGAGTATTTTGCCCGCCGTCAGCGTTCATACCAGTTAAACACGCTTAAAGTGCTTGAAAAATATCCTGAATATCAGTCGTACTTTAACATACAAAAACCGCCTGCGGCTTCGCAATGGTTTAAACGTATGGTGTATGCACTGCTGCGTAAAAAACAAGTAGTGAAATTTGTGGAGCATTCGAAACTGTTTGGCGCATTGCCGCAGAAACTGCGTTACCGCGTTTACGGTTCCACACTGGCCGCATTAAGCTTTTCTGAATAA
- a CDS encoding glycosyltransferase family 4 protein: MPLKVCYIISLVHKANIFEWVAEELSPAHFEQVYILLHHQDTEFEQNLRSKGLKVYRVGYRSKKNMPAAILSMVKLLRREKPDIVHTHLFEAGVAGQIAAKLAFVKRRIHTRHDATVHHDYYPNGVKYDKLTNRLATDVIAITDSVKKILLELEQVPEKKITVLHHGFRLKQFAKVDDAAVNELSQHYFPNGKPEKVVGVISRYMHWKGIEYTINAFAQLLGDFPQAHLILANADGPYWKELKALLNKLPSGSYTEIKFESRIFALYRLFDVFVHVPIDGRSEAFGQIYVEAMAAGVPCVVTLSGIAHDYISDEVNALVVPYKSSDAIAEKIKRLFEDKSLCNRLTAQASVDVDPAFTIDTHVKGLEALYLRGKK; encoded by the coding sequence ATGCCCCTCAAAGTCTGCTATATCATTTCGCTCGTACATAAAGCCAACATTTTCGAATGGGTGGCCGAAGAACTTTCACCCGCACATTTTGAACAGGTATATATTCTCCTGCATCATCAGGATACTGAATTTGAGCAAAACCTGCGCAGCAAAGGACTGAAAGTGTATCGTGTGGGCTACCGCAGCAAAAAAAATATGCCGGCGGCCATTTTATCAATGGTAAAACTGCTTCGCCGCGAAAAACCGGATATTGTACACACCCACCTTTTTGAAGCCGGCGTGGCCGGACAGATTGCGGCAAAACTGGCTTTTGTAAAACGGCGCATACATACCCGGCATGATGCCACGGTGCATCACGACTATTATCCCAACGGAGTAAAGTACGATAAACTCACCAACCGTCTTGCTACTGATGTAATTGCCATTACCGACTCGGTGAAGAAAATTCTGTTGGAGCTTGAGCAGGTGCCTGAGAAAAAAATTACCGTGCTTCATCATGGTTTCAGGCTCAAACAGTTTGCAAAGGTTGATGATGCGGCAGTGAATGAACTTTCACAACACTATTTCCCCAACGGAAAACCGGAAAAGGTAGTGGGGGTAATTTCGCGCTACATGCACTGGAAAGGCATCGAATACACCATTAATGCCTTTGCACAACTGCTCGGCGATTTTCCTCAGGCACACCTTATACTTGCCAATGCCGACGGGCCTTACTGGAAAGAATTAAAAGCGCTGCTTAATAAACTTCCTTCAGGCAGTTACACCGAAATTAAGTTCGAAAGCCGAATCTTTGCCCTCTATCGTTTGTTCGATGTATTTGTACATGTGCCTATCGACGGACGCTCGGAAGCATTCGGGCAAATTTATGTGGAAGCAATGGCAGCGGGCGTGCCCTGTGTGGTAACACTTTCGGGCATCGCGCATGATTATATCAGCGATGAAGTAAATGCACTTGTAGTACCTTACAAAAGCAGTGATGCCATTGCAGAAAAAATAAAACGGCTTTTTGAAGATAAGTCGCTGTGCAATCGTTTAACCGCACAGGCATCCGTTGACGTGGATCCGGCTTTTACGATTGATACGCATGTAAAGGGGCTTGAAGCACTTTACCTGCGTGGTAAAAAATAA
- a CDS encoding glycosyltransferase translates to MKGNLLVLTYWSYRDALVQTYTLPYLRVMKQYCSGKIYLVTLEQPQLALSHAERETITAQLATEGIVPVFLTYQPFGTAAAAGWALKLARLWWLIITRGIKGIHTWCTPAGMIGVILARLTDRKLVADSFEPHAEPMVETGEWLPHSRAFRTLFTWEKKLAHRARAIIALTQSMKAYAVEKYGMPEKPYYVKPALIDFDKLPSFTSEAREEFRRKNQLQEKVVCVMAGKTGGLYYEEEVFAFFASCAGHWGKKFHAVLLSPVPESRLRELAQKAGFDTAQMTVRFVPHHDVYTWMNAADFAYNPCKPVPSRRHGTSIKNSEYWACGLPIVLAQDISDDSELIAEQQMGAVLREMNDAQYRQAIQLISQLLEQPEVLRLRIKDFALNTRNMTLAHTIYRDIYANH, encoded by the coding sequence ATGAAAGGTAATTTGCTCGTACTCACTTACTGGAGTTACCGTGATGCGCTGGTGCAAACCTACACGCTGCCTTACCTACGCGTGATGAAACAATACTGTTCGGGAAAAATTTACCTCGTTACCCTCGAACAGCCGCAACTCGCGCTCAGCCATGCCGAACGCGAAACCATTACGGCGCAGCTTGCCACCGAAGGCATTGTGCCTGTATTTCTCACCTACCAGCCTTTTGGCACTGCTGCTGCTGCCGGCTGGGCACTGAAACTAGCCAGACTTTGGTGGCTGATTATCACGCGAGGCATAAAAGGCATACACACCTGGTGTACTCCGGCGGGAATGATTGGGGTAATTCTGGCCCGCCTCACAGACCGCAAGCTGGTGGCCGACAGCTTTGAACCACATGCCGAACCGATGGTGGAAACCGGTGAATGGCTGCCCCACAGCCGCGCATTCCGAACCCTCTTTACGTGGGAAAAAAAACTGGCGCACCGGGCACGCGCCATCATTGCACTCACCCAAAGCATGAAAGCCTATGCCGTTGAAAAATACGGCATGCCCGAAAAACCTTACTACGTAAAGCCTGCCCTGATTGATTTCGACAAGCTGCCTTCGTTTACGAGCGAAGCACGTGAAGAATTCCGACGCAAAAACCAGTTGCAGGAAAAAGTAGTGTGCGTAATGGCTGGCAAAACAGGCGGACTTTATTACGAAGAAGAAGTATTTGCATTTTTTGCTTCGTGTGCCGGGCACTGGGGCAAAAAATTTCATGCCGTACTGCTTTCGCCCGTGCCCGAAAGCCGCCTGCGCGAACTGGCACAAAAAGCCGGTTTTGATACCGCACAAATGACTGTGCGCTTTGTGCCGCATCATGACGTATATACATGGATGAATGCAGCCGATTTTGCATACAATCCTTGCAAACCCGTACCCTCACGCAGACATGGCACATCCATAAAAAACAGTGAATACTGGGCGTGCGGACTTCCGATTGTACTGGCACAGGATATTTCGGACGACTCGGAACTGATTGCGGAGCAACAAATGGGGGCCGTACTCAGGGAAATGAATGATGCGCAATACCGGCAGGCAATTCAACTAATTTCACAACTTCTGGAACAACCCGAAGTGCTTCGGTTACGTATAAAAGACTTTGCATTGAATACGCGGAATATGACTTTAGCGCATACAATTTACCGCGATATTTATGCGAACCATTAA
- the rlmH gene encoding 23S rRNA (pseudouridine(1915)-N(3))-methyltransferase RlmH, with translation MKITLLQIGKTDEAWIREATGIYAGRLKHYSTFEMVEIPALKLAGKITGEQQKEEEGKIILKRLQPSDYLVLLDEKGKEFTSEKFAAWIGKQQTAGTKHLVFVIGGPFGFSGAVYERANEKIALSQMTFSHQMVRIFFTEQLYRGFTILRGEKYHHS, from the coding sequence ATGAAAATCACCCTTTTGCAAATTGGTAAAACAGATGAGGCGTGGATACGCGAGGCCACCGGCATTTATGCGGGCAGGCTGAAGCACTACAGCACCTTTGAAATGGTGGAAATTCCTGCGCTGAAACTGGCCGGGAAAATAACCGGGGAGCAGCAGAAAGAGGAAGAAGGCAAAATCATCCTCAAACGCCTTCAACCGTCCGATTATCTTGTGCTTCTTGATGAGAAAGGGAAGGAGTTTACTTCCGAAAAGTTTGCCGCATGGATTGGTAAGCAGCAAACGGCAGGCACCAAACACCTTGTTTTTGTAATTGGCGGCCCTTTCGGTTTTTCGGGTGCCGTTTATGAAAGAGCAAACGAAAAAATTGCGCTTTCACAAATGACATTCTCGCATCAGATGGTGCGCATTTTTTTTACAGAACAGCTTTACCGCGGTTTCACCATTTTGCGCGGCGAAAAATACCACCACTCCTGA
- the galE gene encoding UDP-glucose 4-epimerase GalE — protein sequence MLNTPAILVTGGTGYIGSHTVAALLSSTNYRIISVDNYSNSTPDTYTRIEEATGKRPEFEEADLSDEAQVNALFEKYPGISGIIHFAAYKSVPESVSKPLEYYRNNMNSLLNVLEAGKKHGVKEFIFSSSCSIYGNISTLPVNEETQAAEAESPYAYTKVLGERILRDFAASGTSMKIVALRYFNPVGAWPGGILGELPNQRPNNLVPVITQTAIGKQTQMKVFGNDYPTRDGTCIRDYIHVCDIAEAHVLALNYLIENSQAPAYDVFNLGSGNGVSVLEAIDTFEKISNCKLSYTIAPRRAGDVTAIYSDSSKALNVLRWKPMRNIEEMMYSAWQWECRLAGKTL from the coding sequence ATGCTCAACACACCTGCTATTTTAGTTACCGGAGGCACCGGGTACATCGGTTCACATACTGTGGCCGCGCTGCTGAGTTCAACGAACTACCGGATTATTTCGGTGGACAACTATTCCAATTCCACACCCGATACCTATACACGTATTGAAGAAGCTACCGGCAAACGCCCTGAATTTGAAGAGGCTGACCTGTCTGATGAAGCGCAGGTAAATGCGCTCTTTGAAAAGTACCCGGGTATTTCAGGCATTATTCACTTTGCAGCCTACAAATCGGTGCCCGAGTCAGTGAGTAAGCCACTTGAATACTACCGAAACAACATGAACTCGCTGCTCAATGTACTTGAGGCTGGCAAGAAACATGGGGTAAAAGAATTTATCTTTTCCTCTTCATGTTCCATATACGGCAACATCAGTACCTTGCCGGTAAACGAAGAAACACAGGCTGCAGAAGCCGAATCACCTTATGCCTATACCAAAGTACTTGGCGAACGTATTTTGCGTGATTTTGCGGCTTCGGGAACATCAATGAAAATTGTAGCACTGCGCTACTTCAATCCGGTAGGTGCATGGCCGGGCGGTATTCTTGGCGAACTGCCCAACCAGCGGCCTAACAACCTTGTGCCCGTGATTACACAAACCGCCATCGGCAAACAAACGCAGATGAAGGTTTTTGGTAATGATTATCCCACGCGAGACGGTACCTGCATACGCGATTACATACATGTATGCGACATTGCCGAAGCACATGTGCTGGCTCTTAACTACCTGATTGAAAACTCACAGGCTCCTGCTTATGATGTATTTAATCTGGGCAGCGGCAACGGAGTAAGCGTACTCGAAGCCATTGACACATTCGAAAAAATAAGCAATTGTAAACTCAGCTATACAATTGCTCCTCGCCGGGCGGGCGATGTAACTGCAATTTATTCCGACAGTAGTAAAGCACTGAACGTGTTGCGCTGGAAACCGATGCGCAACATCGAAGAAATGATGTACAGTGCATGGCAATGGGAATGCCGGCTGGCCGGAAAAACGCTGTAA